The genome window TAAGATTATCTTCACCAAAGTCTATTAGGATTGATAAATCAACTGATGGCGGATTGACTTGGGGAAGTGATATCACAGTTCAAAATGTCCGTTTTGGTTATGGTAATATTAATCCCGATATCTTAGTCTTCTCTTTTCCAGCAATGGATGTTGATATTAGCAATTCACCTTATTCAGGAAATATTTATATTGCCTACATGGATTATGAGCCCCAAACCCAAGCAATGGATATCTATTTCACCCGTTCTACTGATGGTGGTTTGACTTGGTCAACACCAATAAGGCTAAATGATGATTCCTTAAATAATAGAAGAGACCAATTTCATCCTTGGCTAAAAGTAGATAATAATGGTGCTATTCATGTTATCTTCTATGATCGGAGATTAGACCCAAATAATTTACTTTTTGATGTCTATTTAACCTCTTCTTATGATGGTGGATTAACTTGGACACCAAACAGAAGAATAACAACTGTTTCTTCTAATCCCAATCTATTTCCACCACCAACCGATGCTGGTAGATTAGGAGAATATATTGGTTTAGATGCGATTGATTCAACAAAGATTTTTATGGCTTGGTCTGATACAAGAGAAGGTAATCCGGATATTTTTGCTGGTATTCCGGATACCAGTAGTAGTTTTGTTTTAGAAAATAATAAAAAAATAAATTATAAAGAAAGATATGCTAATTATTTTTTGCCTACGGGCGAAAAAATAAAAAATATCAAAGATGTGAAAGGTATTATTTTTATTTTTGAGAAATCAAAAATAATTAAAAAAATTAAATTAAAATAAAAGGAGGAAAGATGAAAAAGATAATCATCCTTTTTATTCTTTTATTATCAATCAGTTTTGCTGTTGATATGGCAGGTAAGGTTGGTATGGGCATCGGAACAAAGAGATTTGGCGATTTACTAAAACCGACCATTTTCTCATTAAGAATTGGTGTATTGTCGGAGTTAGTATTAGAACCTTGGTTAGATATTTCTTCTTTAAAATTCACAGTTAATTACCCAAAAACCGAAGAGTTAGAAGAAAGGGAATATGATACAAGTTTTACAAATAAAGGTATTGGTTTAGAAGGTCTTTATGCCTTAAAAAGTGAGAAAAAGACAAATCTTTATGGTATTTTAGGAATCTATTTAGGAAGGATAGAAATTAAGTATGAAAGCAAGACCAAAGAAGAGAAGACATCTAATTTTGCTTTTATTAA of candidate division WOR-3 bacterium contains these proteins:
- a CDS encoding sialidase family protein, translated to MVIIFNLFSYLNIKVNHDLTTQLQNECQIVVNPLNHNNLCCIWRDFRLGYRQVGIAYSFDGGLNWYDTLLYEPTYPYQSDPALTVDKDGNFYACVLSFISTSQPNGLFVYKSTDGGRTWSEPVPVVNGVPNVFEDKELIACDRTNSPFQNNLYIVWTRFYDTKIMISRSTDRGASWSSPIQVSDGSASVQWPVCAIGPNGEVYVSWIRLSSPKSIRIDKSTDGGLTWGSDITVQNVRFGYGNINPDILVFSFPAMDVDISNSPYSGNIYIAYMDYEPQTQAMDIYFTRSTDGGLTWSTPIRLNDDSLNNRRDQFHPWLKVDNNGAIHVIFYDRRLDPNNLLFDVYLTSSYDGGLTWTPNRRITTVSSNPNLFPPPTDAGRLGEYIGLDAIDSTKIFMAWSDTREGNPDIFAGIPDTSSSFVLENNKKINYKERYANYFLPTGEKIKNIKDVKGIIFIFEKSKIIKKIKLK